In the Trinickia acidisoli genome, TTGCGATGCAATTCGTCAACGGCGATCACTCGACTACCAACATCCACGCGCAGTTGATGAGGATCGGGCGTGCGCTCTTGGATGCCGTCGTTCCATGCATATGCGCCGCCGCGCTGGCCTCGCTGCTCACGCAGATTTTCCAGGTCGGCTTCAAGGTCGCAATGAAGCCCGTCGTCCCGAACATGATGTCGGTGCATCCGATGAACGGGCTCAAACGCATCTTCGCGCTGCGCACGGTCGTGGAGATGGTGAAGATGGTGGTGAAAGTCACGCTGGTTGCCATCGTTGCGTATGTCACCTTGAAAGCACTGTTCCCGCTGATCGTCGGGTCGCTGTATCAGCCGCTCTCGGGTCTCGTGCAAATGACCGGAGACGTCGTGTTGAAGCTGACGGCCGTCATCGCCGCGATCTTCGTCCTGATAGGTGCCGCCGACATCAAGCTGCAATCGGCCTTGTTCATCAAAAAGATGATGATGAGCAAGCAAGAAGTGAAACGCGAGCACAAGCAACGCGAGGGCGACCCGAAGATCAAGCAGGAACGCCGCCGCCTCGCTCGCGAATACGTGAGCGGGCCGGCCCCCTCGCGCGTGCAGTTGGCCAATGTCATGCTCGTCAATCCCACGCACTATGCGGTCGCGATTCGCTACGCGCCCGATGAACATCCGTTGCCGCGTGTGATCGCCAAAGGGATGGACGAGCAAGCGGCCATGCTTCGCGTGCTCGCGCGCGACGCTAGCGTCCCGATCATCGGCAATCCGCCCGTGGCTCGCGCGCTATATCGAGTCGGGTTGGATGAGCCGATTCCGGAAGAACTCTTCGAAACGGTGGCGGCCATCCTGCGATGGATCGAAGCCATCGGCGCCAAACGCGACGCCCCCTCCTTTTCTCGCAGCAGCGATACGTCGGAGCTGCCATGCTGAAGTCCCTGAAAGTGCCTGCAGGCGGCGAGATCGGCATTGCCGCGCTCGTCGTCGCCATCATCTCGCTGATGATCCTGCCGTTGCCGCCATTTCTCATCGACGTCCTGCTGGCGCTCAACATCTCGATCAGCGTGACCTTGCTGATGATCACGCTTTATGTGCCGAGCGTCCTTTCGCTCTCGGCGTTCCCGTCGCTCCTGCTGTTCACCACGCTGTACCGGCTGTCGCTGAACATCGCATCGACCAAGTCGATTCTGCTGCATGCGGAGGCCGGCCACATCATCGATAGTTTCGGCGAGCTCGTGGTGGGCGGCAACCTGGTTGTCGGCCTCGTCGTGTTCGCGATCATCACGACCGTGCAGTTCATCGTCATCGCAAAGGGCTCGGAGCGCGTAGCCGAAGTCGGTGCGCGCTTCACGCTCGATGCGATGCCCGGCAAGCAGATGAGCATCGACGCCGAT is a window encoding:
- the sctU gene encoding type III secretion system export apparatus subunit SctU, which gives rise to MSQSQSDEKTEKPTTKKLKDARKEGQVAHSEDFTAAVSMAAVVILLAAGASYLHGVFQEIVVVAMQFVNGDHSTTNIHAQLMRIGRALLDAVVPCICAAALASLLTQIFQVGFKVAMKPVVPNMMSVHPMNGLKRIFALRTVVEMVKMVVKVTLVAIVAYVTLKALFPLIVGSLYQPLSGLVQMTGDVVLKLTAVIAAIFVLIGAADIKLQSALFIKKMMMSKQEVKREHKQREGDPKIKQERRRLAREYVSGPAPSRVQLANVMLVNPTHYAVAIRYAPDEHPLPRVIAKGMDEQAAMLRVLARDASVPIIGNPPVARALYRVGLDEPIPEELFETVAAILRWIEAIGAKRDAPSFSRSSDTSELPC